Genomic DNA from Magnolia sinica isolate HGM2019 chromosome 4, MsV1, whole genome shotgun sequence:
TGGCATAAAGTAGTTTCTTGTACATAACTTCCTGAAGAAGCAGAAAATGCTAGTCAAAATGGCATCAGTAGAAAACAAACTCGTGACTAAAGATATGCATGTTTTTTAAAAGAGGCATTACATGATGCTTTGTTGAAAGCCATCGATTTTTTCTGCTCATCTCAAGAATAATGCGGGTCAGGCCCACCTTTCGGTAATCCAGGCTGTTCAACTGGTAGGCCCCATCACAGGATGGACCACGGCTTGATATCTCCCCTCCCTACCAGTCGATCCAACACACCcatggaaaaatggaaaaatggatcaATGATCCCCATTTAGACCACAGCCAGTTGGTGAATAATATATCGCAAGATTCAACAGCCTTCTGACTGTGAGCCCTCATAGCCCCACAGCAATCTTGTGAAGCTTTGCAGGATTTTCCCCACAAAACTGCAAAGGGGAAATATTCCCACCTGAAGCTCTACAGgaaaatcctgcaaaacaaaagaaTACCGTTGACATGGTGGTACAGCAGGGGCATAGTGAGACACTGTTCAATCTCAGGGAATATTTCTCCCCACTTTCCAGACGCAGCtttaatgggggcccaattggACAGGATTGCCCGGTAGGGGAGAAATGAAATATTTTTGTTATCTTCCATCCACCATGAGACCCACCATTTGTACAATTCAGATCCCAAAAGATGTAGCCAATGTGAACAGCCTGTTGGGCCAAAACATTGCTAGAATAAATATTTTGTACATCCTCTTTCTTAAATGAAATTGGACCTTAGTTGAATAGGGCGGAAGCTTGAGGTAATTAGCACAGGTCATAACACTGGGCAAATCATCATCAGCCGATTCGGAAGGGCCAGTTCCATTAGCTGCCGTATTTGTCGTGGTGGAAGAATGCTGCAATCAAGCACACAAATTAAGCATCAATGCATAAGATCTAAACGCATGGTTGCCTTATGTTTGCTGCTATTTACagtggaagaaagaaaaatgatgatACAGCAAATGCAAACCAACGATGTCAGTGTAGAGTAAGTTCTTTGTCCGTACCTTCCTCACAATGGTCAGCTTCGGGTTTAGAACTGCCAGACCACCAGGTGGAAGCCTAGGTGCACCAGTTACAAACTGGCAGAAAGCACGCTGTTGCTCGGGAGTGAATTCACCCATGATCTCGAGTAGCTAAGACAACAGAGAAACAGGAATTTGGGTTTCAGATGAGGTGAGAAACATAGTGACATATCTCATTCTCGGCAAATTCTCGGCGGGGAATTTTATCGGGAGATTttaagattttgatgtttttcttgcaatattatcaggaaaatctcactgaaaataaattttttaatatttattaaattactaatatgtttttttaaaaaaaaattattatagaAGTATAAAGAGAATGATTTTAACTTCTAAATAATTTTCTGTTAAAATCATGATAATTTCGCGATAAAATAGCAAAAAAACTAAAAAGTGACAAAACTTTGAAAATGTATGAATATTATTGAAACAATATAGATAGTCAAATTTCCGCGACAATATCGTGAGATCGAAGTACCCGAAAATTGAGTTTTGCTTGTTTGTCAGCATGGTGATTGCATTTTAAATtacgattttttaaaaaaaaaaataaaatttcaaagatgatatttttattgaaaattacGAAACATTTGGTGCAGAGAGAGAAAACCCCAAATGAGTGTGCCCACAATGCTTTGTTTGTTTTGAGTGAAGATGCTGAAATAATGTATTTTGGTGGACAAGCATTTTGAGGTACTTCCATACATATCCTAAACTCTAAAATTGAAATCGATTAATCCAAATCTGGGGAAGAAGATGCATACATTGAGAATTGCGGGGCTCTTGGCAGTGTATCCATGATCGAATTTTATATGATCAACCAGCTTCTCAGCCTGCAATGAATTAGACGTGATTACTCCATAAATGCAACTAGCTATGCAAGCTAGCTTCATAAATCATAGATGTTCACAGAGCAGAGGACAGAAAAGATTACCTCCCACAGTTCTCTACGACCACATAGTAAGTAGTCCAGCTCATGTGGAGAAAAGATTTGTAAAGATGTGATGTCAAAGACCTGAACCATAAAATGTTTGGTTTCACCATAAAGAGAATCAGAGAGTAAATTAACAACTATTGTCAAAGAAaattacaacttttttttttttataaatggttGAAAATTACAACAATTTATCCAGTTTAAAATGATTGGAGAGCTACTAAGATTAGGGATGGATATCGGAACTGTTTTAACCCAAAGAACGGAAaggaaattttcttatgagaaatATGCAATCTCACACCTTCAAGATGGCAAATACGGAGATTGGGTCGGGGAATATCACAGGTATCGCTTAAGAGCTTTGCAGTCTAAGGGAAACTTCCGAGAAACTTTAGGAAAATGAtgtaattttcaatgaaacttccaGAGACGTTAAAAGATACATGATTACACACTTTTaactcaaaacattacaaaaaatatgCACAATACTTTTCCATTGTTTAGGGGACAAAACTAAGCTATTGACCATAAATGATCCAACTATATCCATAATGAGTTCATATGATTCAAATGTCATAAAAATAAAAGCAATAAAACACACAATGGAACCTAAAActaaaaaaagcaaaaaatataaatattcgtCTCAGATCCACATGGAGTTATGATGCGGCTCAAAGTCATTGTCCCTATCCCTACCAAGGCAGCTATAACAAACTATAGTTTTTTATAATAGTAATGCTTGGTTATTTAATAGAAATATGCAAGGGGTAACCCACTGCATATCTCTATTAgaaattaaaagaatattttcaatcatttaaaaaaaaaaaaatcccaagaaCTGAAAGACTCGGGCCAATTGGGCTACACTCatcattatttattttttctacccTTATATAACAACTTTAGAGTGtaaaaaccaaagaaatttagATTTCCACATTTTCTTGTCTTGTTTGAAATCCATTTCAATGGAACAAAGTCCTGCACAGACATGGATTTCAAAATATTTAGGTgtcaatctgttttttttttttaatgaatttaaaCGAAATGTATTTTTCTTGCATTTGGGGTTATCATGATTTCCCACCAAATCCGTGTTTTGATGCAAAACAACTTAAGTGGAGTTGTTAAAACACGGCCACAAAGGAAACACCAAAAGAATTGGGCAAAACAAATTGATTTTTTCCCTCAATTTATGCTGATTGACACTGTTTTGGTTGAGACTTGCAATATACCATAAGTTATGATGGAAACAGTGCAATTTTATAACTGGAGGTGTGCTGATATATCCTGACATTTTTTATATCGTGATATATCagcaaatatcaatgatattatcgacgatatatTGTAACATATGGATTCCAGTCACATATCGTAAACGGAGGATTTTGATATATTGATAGACTGCAGTTGTTCACTTGCCCTTTCTTTCAAGAGGCCAACAAATGGCAGTGCAAGATGGATCCTTTAGGAGTTTTCATAGTCATATTGTTCTATTTTTCTCTCCAGTGTGGAGCAGTGAGGGGTCTAACAACACAAACCACTCCCTTGCGACATTATCCTGGGAACTCCTAGAGTGGTCACACTTGGATGGTTATTTGTAAATGATAAAGTGTTAAACATTGATCAGTAGCGCAGTAGGAAGATGTCGATCACGGTTGTCTGCATTATGACTCAGGGATGCATAGTCAGGGCaccatctcttcattcattgtgATTTTGTGGTTGGGATCTAGAGGAAAATATTGGCCATGTTTGATAAGCATTGGACTCTGCCAAACCCTTTTGGGGCATTTGTGCAAGCATCAAACAGGTTGATGGGAGCTTGCCATGCCTATAAACATGAAAACACCTGTGAGTTCTGAAAGTTCATTCCCTCCACCTGCAAGGAGCTCACTTTTATGGATGTTGATTCTTTTTATGTTGAAACCGCTTCGAGGCATGAAGAACCTACCTCAGATTGTCAACTTGGGATCTATCAACTTTGAAAAACTGAAGTGTCATCTGCAAATTGGAGATGGCAAGCCTGAAAATCTGCCTTTGTTTATACACACGCACACTACagccacccacccacccacaccacatgggtacttgatcccatgatctcaatgttgaaacagtctgtctaccactgagccatggagccgGAACCCGTGAAAATCTGCATCTTGCACCTTGAAACCATTGATTAGGCCTGCCTCCCTCACTTTCTCCAACATCTGCTAAGAGTTTCTGCAATAACTACAGAGATGAAAGGAAAAGGACGAGATCCATCTCGAGCCCCTGAAGAAACTATTTTTGGCAACATTGATGGAAACAAAGTAATGCACAGAGCTAACAAAATCTTGTATCCatcccaagctcatttcaaatcaCGTCCACCTCAACACATAGAAGAATTAGGTCCAGTCGATGTAATCATAAGCCTTCACCATGTCCAACTGACAAATAACACTCCATCATCCTGCTGAAGACATGCTCCTTGGGGTTTGGAGATCAGAAAGAACAGAAGTACCATTTAGATAAACCTCcaatttttactttttatttatttatttatttataattattattattatcttaccTATCAAGAAAAGCACCATCTaaatggacatgagcactcaacaGACAGAAAGGACAAGACCAACAGGAACTGCCATTGTTTCCATCACTACCTCAGATATAATTCTTTTTCATCAtcccaaaaaaaaagggaaaaaagattcAATTGAAATTACCATTGATACAAAGAAGACATTTGGTTAAACTTACATATTCCAATTGAAGTAATTCAGCCATTTCATTCCAACTTTATAACAGAATGAGATAAAATTTTGGGTCCAAGTGACAAGAAGGTTCAACTCTCAATTATGGAGTTTAGAGGCTCTTCATGTTCAAATCCATAGCCTCTCTCCTGCGAAATTTTGGATGCGGGCTTAAATCAATGAGGGCTTCCTGGAAGGGATTGCTGTACACTTTCCAATACTCTCAATGCACAACCGACACATTTCAtgttgacctttttgttgatTAGGATGTTCTACCTAATATATGTGCCATGGTTCCAGTTATTCCAAGAAAATATCCCAGGCTTTCCACCAAAAAGGTGTGAGATTCCATTCAAAATCACATTTCCTCAAATCTCTATATTTCCAGTAATTAGTATAAAGCCAGCCAAGCCAtagcagatttttttttatttttttggggagATGATTATCAATAGCAGATTATAGTTTCCGGCAACCACAATTTCAACATCCTACAGAGGCTCCATTTACCTCCTAACAGTCTATGAAGCCATTACACATTTAAACATCACCCCTGACAGAAATCAAGGCATCTCTTgcatcttgcacagtccaattaATACCAAGCAGTCGCTCGAAGAAGTGTGAGATGCAGTGCATAGACCCCATATGCAAGCATGAGAAATTAATGGGTCCTGCTGCATAAGGACATGAATAGTGTCCCCATGTGCTAACATGCACAGGCAGGTCAATGGTGTTCGATCTAGACTATTCTCTGAGGGATGCTGCAAAGTTGTCCATATTGGAAAATGCTAAGCCTTCAAGCACTGGCCCACAAATGGATAAAAGAGAGGAACAAGTCCAGTCCATACAAAGGGCAAAATTTTTTGGGCCATACACCATCCATGTGAGGCCTATTAGATCAGCAGTGTGAATCATAGGACCATGGACCCCCACTTGTTCGGATGGGGGCACCAAGGGAACTGTTCATGTTATGATGTGTGAGAACATGATAATTCTTCTACAAGCATATGGGCTGAATTTGGAGCCGTACCAGAACTGCCTTCAAGAGACGAGCTAGCATTATTAATTAAGCCATACTAAAACAAAATGCATAAAATAATAGTTCCAGCTGTACCCACAACAGGTGCATCATATATATACTAGACAATCTATTCCATGACTTGCAAACACGTAGCACATACATGGCGATATTGTGCAGATGACAAAACATTATTTAAAGAAGTGAGTtgaaattttatttgaaaatagaTACAAAATTTTTTCATAGAATACTAAAATTTCagtgagggcctgtttggatagtgggaaaagaaaaggaaatggaTGATTTCTCCCATAATAGGACGTTTCACAATGTTTAGATAGCAAAGAAATACCGGATTTCAAAAAAGCAATCATTACCCAAACACCATAATTAATTCTTACGCACAAGATGCAAGGTAACGAATGTGAGAGCTTCATCAGACTTCCACTTCCTATCCAAACAAGCCCCTGAAAATGGAATCCATAGGAATTTGTCTCATGGAAATCTTGAGAAACCATCATTGGGTAATCATTACAGgtttgatttcttttcttttcttttcccattatccaaacaggccctaacagaGAGCAAAATGCAAAGAGGGGAGAGATGGGAAGAGGGGTATccaccaaggcaatggataacAGTTCACAGTGACAAAACCAGATGCTTGAAGGTCAGCATATGTGAATGTGATAAAGAGACTTGAGTTTGAAAGttgattttaaaaatttatatatatatatataacattttaCCTGATTGAAACCTGCCCTAAATGCTTCCATTTGTCGCATAATTCCTGTCTTGACACTGGCATGCACTACCAAGGAAATGTACTCTTCCAAATTACTAATATTAACCTGTAGAAAACAATCATAATGGAATTCAGATTATtctgacatcaacacaccaaaggaaaaatatGGCATGCTAGATGTTCTCATTCAATGGGAATACCAGTGTGTTTTCCTCGCCTGGCTTTAGGATGTAATCCGGGTAACCAGGAAGTGTAAAATCTACACAGAGATCTTCAATAGGAGCACCACGGAAACGTAGATCAGCTATAGCTTTCTGGCTGTTACCACCATTTGCCTCCAGATACTGTTTCCGGCAAACAAGCGCTTGCATTTCTTGCAAAATCTTCCCAAACTCAGCATCAAACGAAAGAATATCATGCAAATCAAGATCCTGGAAAGAGATAAAAATAATTACATCTGCCAACCATACCTCCAACAAAAGATAAGGAACATGGGTAAAAAGTAAATTGTCGAGggaattgatatttacacccacctTTTTGATAGCTATACACTTTTCTGATTTTAGAAATACAAATAGTACAACTACGGACTACCAACCAATGTATAACCAATTGCAGAAACAGGGGATGCATTTATAAAAAACAATCGGTGTAAATAGTGGCTCCTCATTGGTAAAAATAAGACTGCAGTAAGCTTACTTGACCCAGCAGTAGCTTATAAAATGCTGTCGACAGTGGCAGGTCCAAAAGCCGCCCATCTTGAAGAGCTTTCGCCATAACTCGTCCAAGCAAGCGGAAGTATTCAATGACTTTAGCAAATTGAGTACCATCAGAAGCATCTGCATTAGGAGGCCATGGGCGAGGAAACAAACCAAGCGGGGCGTGTATAATATCTCTGCTGCCAACAGTAGAATCTATCTCAAACTTCTTTACATCTGAAATTTCATCAGTTTTTTGGGGTTTCTGTTCATCCAGATCAATTTCCATTGCAGACTTCTCAGATACAGCATTAGACCTCCACATTTCCAGTCCAACCTTCTGTAAGTCATGACTTAAAAGGGTGTAAAACTCcagagttggacccaatccggtgcCTACCTCACCAAAATATTCCACTTCAAGAACAGCCTTCTGGCTAGAATACATCTCCATAACTTTTGCCGCAGAATCCAAGATACGATTTCTTGAAACACGGACTTTCTGCCGCTGCAATCTGCCAACAcggatctctctctcatttgccgAGCTTTGATTATCAGCTCCCTGTTGCTGCTGAAGTCGATGCAATGCACGGGATAACCCAAAAGCAGTCGAATAGAAGTATTGTCTCCTGGTCTCGAAAGGAAAGAGGAAGGGGCATGCTTTTGTCAACTGGTAACACCATGAAGGAAGGCTGCCACTACACAATGCAAGGGCATCTTGGATCTGACGAGCCAGTTTGGGAGTCAGCTTGCTATTGATAAATTCTTCAGGATGAACCTTGGTGCCAATGGTACTGAGTTCATCCAGACTAGAAATTTTCCCCTCCGAATAATCATCAGAGACTGCCTGGATTCTCAAGCGAGATGCCAGCTGATTTAAGCCCTCTAACACACGCAGCAATGCAAGAATGTTGTAAGTGGGATTCGATTTTTCAAGATCACAAGGAAGCTCCCCTTGCAAGATGCTATCCAGAAGTGAGGTTTGTTGCCATGGACTGTCAGGATTAGAAGTTGAAGTAGAGATGGCTTTGGCAGATTTTGATTGAGTAGAAGTCGTCGAACCACCTGTAGAAGCCCTGTCAATTTGGGTGTCTGCCTTCTGATATGTGATGGTATATATATCACTCCAAAGCCTGCCACCATCACTGGATGGAAAATCGGGGCGGTTATACCTCTCGTCATCATCCTCATCCAGAATAAGCTGGCGTTGGATAGCTTGATAAATAGTTAAGTTCCTGTTAAGCTGTTTCCCACCTGCTGAAAAGATTAGTTTTGGAGGATCATTTGAACTACCAACAAGAAGACCGCGGCGATCTCTACCACCCCTGATACCTCTGCCACTTGCAGATGTCAGTCCAGCCATGGCAACTGCAGCGAACGACATTGCACCCCTTGAACCGAAAGGACTCCCACTTCTGAACTCGGCAGACTCCAGGCCTCTGACAGAGGCTGTTCTGTTGCTAGAACCAGAAGAAGGATTCGTCTGGCTGTCACTTGTTGCAGAGACAACTGTACCATCATCGGCTGAATCTCCCAGTTTTACATCGTGTACCTTCTCTGGTATGCATACAGGAACACCATCATCTCTTAGTACctggaaaggaaagaagaaaactgATGGAATCAGCGCAACATTCAACATAGTGCATTTCAGTTTTTAACACATGCAAACATTTATGGATCCTCACCCTCATAAGCCTTCATTCAACATTTCAGACAAGAAATTAATCTACCTTAAACTAGTTTATACCAAAGATGAGATCGAGAACATGGCAGGTTCAGATTGACATTCTAATGTTAGGGATTTTCCAAAGGCTTTTCAATTTGTAGCAATTAATTTCTTGCTAACAGAATTCATGAATACTGAAAGAAATAACTGGTTATGGTGTACCTCGTCATTGTCATCATCTTCATCCTCTGAGACGTCATCCTCTTCAATCACCAATGCATCATCAATCTCGACAGGAGAGATGTCCAGCTCCTCGTCCTGCAGAGAAATAAACCAAGTACACAGTGGTACAGTTGGATGACGCCAACATGGTAAGAGAAACTGATAtctgagagcgagagagagagagagagagagcaccagtGGAAAGTCAAAAGGCCACAAAACTAGACAAGCTTATACTAAACACTTGCTAAGATGATAAAGTCTCAGGCACAAGAAAATAAATGAACTAGCGTTCGTCTAGAACTACAGAAAATGCTATCACAGTACGTTTTGATAGTATATAGATTATAGTAGAGATACTACCAAGATGCCAAGCTTAGCAACATCACCCACTCACCCCCAAAACTGAAACATGATATAAAAATCAGACtaatccttttctttctttctttctttctttctttttctaagtCGCCACCAGTGGGATCTGGCAAGCTCAACATCATGGGCTGTgagaattttgaaataaaaaaaggcGAGTGCGGAAAATGTAACTCCATCCCTGCCAGCTACTGGAAAGTAATGCCATTCCAACAATACCTAAATGCTCAGAATAATTTGCTTAAATTTGAGAGTAACAGCCAAACCAACATGTCAAATTGGATAAATATTTGCTTCTCAATCTGATCATAGAGCCAAGACAGTAGGTTTGGGTAACTTCTATTAAAGACACCTCGCGTCATGTTTGATTTGCTTGTCCCCTTATCACATAAgtatgaaatataatataataaagttGACTAAAGATATTTTTCCCGTACTTCAACCACTATATAATTGTCCGCTCATATATGAACCTTTACATGCAATTAACAGCTACATAACCCATATGGAGGAATCCTAGACTGAGAAACACTACACATGCACTTGCAGTTGCATTGAAGTGGAGAACCATAGAATGGCTTCCCTATGTTTGACCCAAGCACATCTATGTGCATTAAAAACCCACAATGATAATGAAACACTGGCATTTCAAACTCACAAAGCATAACTAATTAGGGTTGTTGGAGTCAGGGCATAGCATGACAAATAAAGGTTCTGGAAGTCCAGAGAAGGGGACCCTAGGCTCCATAACAGCAAGCAACACTAACGAACTTTTACTGTTTATGCCTCTTCAACTAAAACAATCATAAATCTATTATTTTACAGATGACATGCTTTTTTACCCTATAGCATCTTAATTTTACTCGTTCTAGATTACTCGTTCTAGAACAGCCATACAATATTTCCATGTGCAGCCCTGCTTTTCTATATAAGCCCTCCAACCTCTTCCAaggaagagatttgaggagtGCCTACCAAATATTTTCGGAACAGTAgattctccctccctccctccctccctcccctgTTTATATGTAAACCACAAAGGGTAGAATTACCCTTGCTGAGATAAGCATTGAATGTAAAAAGAAGCAAAAGTTAGTAAAGTGACATATACCTCAGAGCTAAAGTCACCATCTGCAGGCTTCATTTGTTCATCTTTGTCCGAAGCAGCTTTTCTGCGTGCAGCATTTCTTGTTTGAGGTCCTCTTGCCTCATCATGAGCAGATTTCACAACAGCTTTCCCCTTCCCTTTAGATGAGCTTGCCTGTCCTTCATGTGGGTCCTTTCTACCTGCACCTCCTATTGTAACCGATGACCTAGATCTAGTCGTATGGCGACGACCCAAAGATGTGGGAACAGATGTGGAGGGTGACGGAGCACCAGCTGCAGCAGGTGTCACCCCAGGCTCAGTATTCCCAGTGGAAGACAAGGGCTTCTGGCCTGACTCCCCTCGCTGAACTCTCGGCCAAAGGAATTCTTCAACGGCTGCTAAGCTTGCCAGAGGATCAATGAGTACAACATTCGAAGAGTAGTCACGGAGAGATTTGTCACCTTGTGCTCTACATAGCCGCAGCTTGAACGGCTGAGATAATGCACTTAATCCCGAAGAGAGGCGTGTGTTTCCACCAGATGACCTGGATGAATGGCTCAGTACGACCGGGAACCTCTCCAAGGATGACAAAGCATTTTGAAGCTTTTGCACTAAGGTAGCCATAGGAGCTCCATTCCCTTCCTTGCTACCGGCAAGGAGGGCAACTGCAATAAATGACTTGAATCTTCTAAGTGCCTGTTGCCGGAGCTTGGGCAAGTTGGCTTCAGAGATTCTCTCCTTGGAAAAGGTCCCACAAGAAAAATAATTCAGCAAAGCGGCAACAACCCCACTACCAATGAACTCAAACGTGGATACACCATCTCCTTTGCTTAGCTCTGCCAGCATTTCAGATACAACTCCAACCAAGTGCTCCTCAGTATTAGCCGAAATATCTGTCAGGCGATGCACGGAAGCTTTAGATTTACCCTTTGATTTGGTCTTGAGATCATCAACACTGGCATTCAATTTCATACAAAGGTTTTTCAAACGCAGGAGATCATCCGTTACTCCGACTTCAGTTGCCCCAGGATTCGCAGGGAAATACTTGTCTTTGAAAGTTTTGGCGCAGGCACTGACTGTTGTACGGAGACTAGAATTAGCAGTGGGGACTTCAACTGAAGTCGGGGGCGAACATACACTTCCAGGTACAGAACTTTTGGATTCATCTAATGAGCTGCTGTCCATATTTGCACAACCAGTACGCCGTCGATAACGTCGAGAACGTGAAGAGCTTCCACATATAAAATCATTGTCTTTCTCTGTTGGAGACGCTTCTGCAGGAGCAGCATTTGAAGGATCTAAGAATATTAGTGTGTCTACTGCATGAACCACACCTTCTCTCACAAACATCTTAGAGAAAGTCCCAGGAAGCTTTTCCATGAGAATC
This window encodes:
- the LOC131243526 gene encoding E3 ubiquitin-protein ligase UPL3-like isoform X3, which codes for METRSRKRAEASSSAPPSSSSGNPQRRPNKRSRASVPTSSSPSVSKISTRSRQNSIPAAVQSPAPMDSSNTESSGSGGRRESNGRRSKAQEREKEADRGKEKEPEIDVDADDDSDGNAGILHQNLTSASSALQGLLRKLGAGLDDLLPSSGGVGSAASSHQNGRLKKILSGLRADGEEGRQVEALTQLCEMLSIGTEDSLSTFSVDSFVPVLVGLLNHESNADIMLLAARALTHLCDVLPSSCAAVVHYGAVSCFCARLLTIEYMDLAEQSLQALKKISQEHPTACLRGGALMAVLSYLDFFSTGVQRVALSTAANMCKKLPSDAADFVMEAVPLLTNLLQYHDSKVLDHASVCLTRIAEAFASSPEKLDELCNHGLVAQAASLISVSNSGGGQASLSTPTYTGLIRLLSTCASGSTLASKTLLLLGISGILKDILSGSSLVASVSVSPALTRPAEQIFEIMNLADELLPPLPQGTISLPTCSSFLMKGSAAKKSPAGSSVKQEDANGTVPEISARERLLHDQPELLQQFGMDLLPVLIQIYGSSVNGPVRHKCLSVIGKLMYFSTADMIRSLLSVTNISSFLAGVLAWKDPQVLIPALQIAEILMEKLPGTFSKMFVREGVVHAVDTLIFLDPSNAAPAEASPTEKDNDFICGSSSRSRRYRRRTGCANMDSSSLDESKSSVPGSVCSPPTSVEVPTANSSLRTTVSACAKTFKDKYFPANPGATEVGVTDDLLRLKNLCMKLNASVDDLKTKSKGKSKASVHRLTDISANTEEHLVGVVSEMLAELSKGDGVSTFEFIGSGVVAALLNYFSCGTFSKERISEANLPKLRQQALRRFKSFIAVALLAGSKEGNGAPMATLVQKLQNALSSLERFPVVLSHSSRSSGGNTRLSSGLSALSQPFKLRLCRAQGDKSLRDYSSNVVLIDPLASLAAVEEFLWPRVQRGESGQKPLSSTGNTEPGVTPAAAGAPSPSTSVPTSLGRRHTTRSRSSVTIGGAGRKDPHEGQASSSKGKGKAVVKSAHDEARGPQTRNAARRKAASDKDEQMKPADGDFSSEDEELDISPVEIDDALVIEEDDVSEDEDDDNDEVLRDDGVPVCIPEKVHDVKLGDSADDGTVVSATSDSQTNPSSGSSNRTASVRGLESAEFRSGSPFGSRGAMSFAAVAMAGLTSASGRGIRGGRDRRGLLVGSSNDPPKLIFSAGGKQLNRNLTIYQAIQRQLILDEDDDERYNRPDFPSSDGGRLWSDIYTITYQKADTQIDRASTGGSTTSTQSKSAKAISTSTSNPDSPWQQTSLLDSILQGELPCDLEKSNPTYNILALLRVLEGLNQLASRLRIQAVSDDYSEGKISSLDELSTIGTKVHPEEFINSKLTPKLARQIQDALALCSGSLPSWCYQLTKACPFLFPFETRRQYFYSTAFGLSRALHRLQQQQGADNQSSANEREIRVGRLQRQKVRVSRNRILDSAAKVMEMYSSQKAVLEVEYFGEVGTGLGPTLEFYTLLSHDLQKVGLEMWRSNAVSEKSAMEIDLDEQKPQKTDEISDVKKFEIDSTVGSRDIIHAPLGLFPRPWPPNADASDGTQFAKVIEYFRLLGRVMAKALQDGRLLDLPLSTAFYKLLLGQDLDLHDILSFDAEFGKILQEMQALVCRKQYLEANGGNSQKAIADLRFRGAPIEDLCVDFTLPGYPDYILKPGEENTLVNISNLEEYISLVVHASVKTGIMRQMEAFRAGFNQEHVFSRMMECYLSVGHGEGL